A portion of the Mesobacillus boroniphilus genome contains these proteins:
- a CDS encoding TetR/AcrR family transcriptional regulator: protein MKKREVQASVKDERLVKKRRDQMIKGAVTLFKQKGFHRTTTREIARASGFSIGTLYEYIRTKEDVLYLVCDSIYDEVRDRLQENLDTNQGTLESLRVGIANYFKVMDDLQDEVLVMYQEVKSLTKDALPYVLKKEMEMVAMFENVIQRCVENGELDLDEKHVKIIAHDIFVQGQMWGFRRWALRKLYTLEEYTELQTELLFKGIKGSEMKLGTGGTK, encoded by the coding sequence ATGAAAAAGCGAGAAGTGCAGGCGTCGGTAAAAGATGAGCGACTTGTGAAAAAAAGGCGCGACCAGATGATTAAAGGGGCCGTTACCCTTTTCAAGCAGAAGGGCTTCCACCGCACGACGACCAGAGAGATTGCCCGGGCTTCAGGCTTTAGCATTGGTACCCTTTATGAATATATCCGTACGAAAGAAGATGTGCTCTACCTTGTCTGTGACAGCATCTATGACGAGGTTCGCGACCGCCTTCAGGAAAATCTCGACACGAACCAGGGAACGCTCGAGAGCCTGAGGGTGGGGATCGCCAACTACTTCAAGGTTATGGATGACCTGCAGGACGAAGTGCTTGTCATGTACCAGGAGGTAAAGTCGCTGACAAAGGATGCCCTTCCATATGTGCTGAAAAAAGAAATGGAAATGGTGGCGATGTTTGAGAACGTCATCCAGCGCTGCGTCGAAAATGGCGAGCTGGATCTTGATGAAAAACATGTGAAAATCATTGCCCATGATATTTTCGTCCAGGGGCAGATGTGGGGATTCCGCCGCTGGGCGTTAAGAAAGCTATATACGCTAGAAGAGTATACAGAGCTGCAGACCGAACTGCTTTTCAAGGGGATAAAGGGGTCGGAAATGAAATTAGGAACAGGGGGAACAAAATGA
- the icmF gene encoding fused isobutyryl-CoA mutase/GTPase IcmF codes for MPEMYKPKNHIRFVTASSLFDGHDASINIMRRIIQSMGGEVIHLGHNRSVEEVVNAAIQEDAQGIAISSYQGGHVEYFKYMYDLLKEKGASHIRIYGGGGGVIIPREIKELHEYGIARIFSPEDGRKYGLNGMIEQMIKECDFPTVTPEGVEEIEKLEAGDPNAVAKLITLAEQHVGSEKETAAAVETLMEKVKTMSKSVPIVGITGTGGAGKSSLTDELIRRFINEIPEKRVAILSVDPTKQKTGGALLGDRIRMNAIFSPRVYMRSLATRKSKSELSLAIKDAIDVVKAAGFDLVIVETSGIGQGDAEITDVCDVSMYVMTSEFGAPSQLEKIDMIDYADLIVINKFERKGSEDAKRQVQKQYQRSHLLWDKELDAMPVYGTIASQFNDPGTNALFAALVNKINEKAGTNWTTPFSTDAVVEKQNVIIPNDRRYYLREISETVRGYHKHAAEQANLARRLFQLEGTIEAVKERETNSEVLSSLQVLKEEVEKKLTPESKYILENWESLKEKYSADQFVTKIRDKEIVTELRTKSLSGLSIPKVALPRYKDYGEILRWVYLENVPGSFPYTAGVFPFKREGEDPKRQFAGEGTPERTNRRFHYLSKDDNAKRLSTAFDSVTLYGEDPDYRPDIYGKVGESGVSVCSLDDMKKLYAGFDLCHPSTSVSMTINGPAPIILAMFMNTAIEQQVEKKEQELGRKLNDEEFVQVKEMTLQTVRGTVQADILKEDQGQNTCIFSTEFALRMMGDIQQYFIDEKVRNYYSVSISGYHIAEAGANPISQLAFTLSNGFTYVEYYLSRGMNIDDFAPNLSFFFSNGLDPEYSVIGRVARRIWATVMKNKYGANERSQKLKYHIQTSGRSLHAQEIDFNDIRTTLQALMALHDNCNSLHTNAYDEAITTPTEESVRRAMAIQMIITKEHGLTKNENPLQGAFIIEELTDLVEEAVLQEFERINDRGGVLGAMETQYQRGKIQDESMYYEMKKHSGELPIIGVNTYLNPNPPSEEEIDKMELARATKEEKETQIRNLEAFQGKNKDQSEEALNTLKETAVSGGNIFAELMETVKYASLGQITRALYEVGGQFRRNM; via the coding sequence ATGCCGGAAATGTATAAGCCAAAGAACCATATTCGCTTTGTGACAGCTTCAAGTTTGTTTGACGGCCACGATGCCTCAATCAATATTATGCGTAGGATCATCCAGTCAATGGGTGGCGAGGTCATCCATCTTGGCCACAACCGTTCCGTTGAGGAGGTCGTAAATGCCGCGATCCAAGAGGATGCACAGGGGATTGCAATTTCTTCCTACCAGGGTGGTCACGTAGAATATTTCAAGTATATGTACGATCTTTTGAAGGAAAAAGGGGCATCGCATATCCGCATTTATGGCGGTGGCGGCGGCGTCATCATTCCTCGGGAAATAAAAGAACTTCATGAATACGGCATTGCCCGCATTTTTTCACCGGAAGACGGCAGGAAATATGGCCTTAACGGCATGATCGAGCAAATGATCAAGGAGTGTGATTTCCCGACAGTCACTCCAGAAGGCGTCGAGGAGATTGAAAAGCTTGAGGCCGGAGACCCGAATGCCGTTGCCAAGCTGATCACGCTTGCCGAACAGCATGTCGGTTCGGAAAAAGAAACAGCAGCCGCTGTTGAAACACTGATGGAAAAAGTAAAGACGATGTCAAAATCCGTTCCAATTGTCGGTATCACGGGTACAGGCGGAGCGGGAAAAAGCTCATTGACCGACGAATTGATCAGAAGGTTCATCAATGAGATTCCAGAAAAGAGGGTAGCAATTTTATCAGTAGACCCTACAAAACAAAAAACAGGCGGCGCACTCCTTGGCGACCGTATCCGCATGAATGCGATCTTCTCTCCACGCGTTTATATGCGAAGTCTTGCAACAAGAAAGTCGAAATCGGAACTATCGCTTGCGATCAAGGATGCGATCGATGTTGTAAAAGCAGCTGGCTTTGACTTGGTCATCGTTGAAACGAGTGGAATTGGTCAGGGTGATGCTGAAATCACCGACGTTTGCGATGTTTCAATGTATGTGATGACGAGTGAATTCGGAGCGCCGTCACAGCTTGAAAAAATCGATATGATCGATTATGCGGACCTGATCGTCATCAATAAATTTGAGCGTAAAGGCTCTGAGGACGCTAAGCGCCAGGTACAGAAGCAGTACCAGCGAAGCCATCTTCTTTGGGATAAAGAATTGGATGCAATGCCGGTATACGGAACAATTGCAAGCCAGTTTAACGACCCGGGTACGAACGCACTTTTTGCAGCATTGGTCAATAAAATCAATGAAAAAGCAGGAACGAATTGGACGACACCTTTCTCTACTGATGCAGTAGTGGAAAAACAGAATGTCATCATTCCGAATGACCGACGCTATTACCTGCGCGAAATCTCTGAAACAGTCCGGGGCTATCATAAGCATGCTGCCGAGCAGGCAAATCTCGCCCGCAGATTGTTTCAGTTGGAAGGAACAATCGAGGCGGTAAAAGAACGTGAAACGAACAGTGAAGTACTATCTTCACTTCAGGTGTTAAAGGAAGAAGTGGAGAAAAAGCTGACTCCTGAATCCAAATATATTCTCGAAAACTGGGAATCCCTCAAGGAAAAGTATAGTGCTGACCAGTTTGTGACGAAGATCCGCGATAAGGAAATAGTCACTGAGCTAAGGACTAAAAGTCTTTCAGGTTTGAGCATCCCTAAAGTGGCATTGCCGAGGTACAAGGATTACGGTGAAATTTTGCGCTGGGTATACCTTGAGAACGTACCTGGAAGCTTCCCGTATACAGCTGGCGTATTCCCGTTCAAGCGTGAAGGTGAGGATCCAAAGCGCCAGTTTGCTGGTGAAGGTACACCTGAACGGACGAACCGCCGCTTCCATTACTTGTCCAAAGACGACAATGCAAAGCGTTTGAGTACGGCTTTTGACTCCGTTACTTTATACGGTGAAGATCCTGATTACCGTCCAGACATTTACGGTAAGGTCGGCGAGAGCGGTGTCAGCGTTTGTTCACTTGATGACATGAAAAAGCTGTATGCAGGATTCGACCTTTGCCATCCATCAACATCTGTTTCGATGACAATCAACGGACCGGCACCGATTATCCTGGCAATGTTCATGAATACAGCGATTGAACAGCAGGTGGAAAAGAAGGAACAAGAGCTTGGCCGCAAGCTGAATGATGAAGAATTTGTGCAAGTGAAGGAAATGACTCTCCAGACAGTACGCGGAACTGTCCAGGCAGATATTTTAAAAGAAGACCAGGGACAGAATACTTGTATCTTCTCTACTGAATTCGCGCTAAGAATGATGGGCGACATCCAGCAATATTTTATCGACGAGAAGGTTCGAAACTATTATTCTGTTTCGATTTCCGGCTATCATATTGCCGAGGCAGGCGCGAACCCGATTTCCCAGCTGGCGTTCACGCTTTCAAATGGCTTCACGTACGTTGAATACTATTTAAGCAGAGGCATGAACATCGATGATTTTGCGCCAAATCTGAGCTTCTTCTTCTCAAACGGTCTGGATCCTGAGTACTCAGTGATTGGCCGAGTTGCCCGCCGCATCTGGGCGACTGTCATGAAGAACAAATATGGCGCAAATGAGCGCAGCCAGAAGCTGAAGTATCACATCCAGACATCTGGACGTTCACTGCACGCACAGGAAATTGACTTTAACGATATCCGTACGACACTACAGGCATTGATGGCATTGCATGATAACTGCAACTCGCTTCATACAAATGCTTATGACGAAGCGATCACAACGCCAACGGAGGAATCTGTTCGCCGCGCGATGGCCATCCAGATGATCATCACGAAGGAGCACGGATTGACAAAGAATGAGAACCCGCTCCAGGGTGCTTTCATCATTGAAGAGCTGACAGATTTAGTAGAGGAAGCAGTCCTTCAGGAATTTGAACGGATCAATGACCGCGGAGGCGTGCTAGGTGCTATGGAAACACAGTACCAGCGCGGAAAAATCCAGGATGAGTCGATGTACTATGAGATGAAGAAGCATTCAGGGGAGCTGCCGATCATCGGTGTGAACACATACCTGAATCCAAATCCTCCATCCGAGGAAGAAATCGACAAGATGGAGCTTGCGCGTGCGACGAAAGAGGAAAAAGAAACCCAGATTCGCAATCTTGAAGCCTTCCAGGGTAAAAACAAAGATCAATCCGAAGAAGCACTCAATACCCTGAAAGAAACAGCAGTCAGCGGAGGCAATATCTTTGCAGAGCTGATGGAAACTGTAAAATATGCGAGTCTTGGCCAAATTACCCGTGCACTATACGAAGTAGGCGGCCAGTTCCGCAGGAATATGTAA
- a CDS encoding acyl-CoA dehydrogenase produces the protein MNFRLSEEHEMIRKMVRDFARNEVAPTAAERDEEERFDREIFDKMAELGLTGIPWPEEYGGIGSDYLAYCIAVEELSRVCASTGVMLSAHTSLAGWPIFKFGNEEQKQKYLRPMAEGKSIGAYGLTEPGSGSDAGAMRTTAKEDGDHYVLNGSKIFITNGGVADIYVVFALTDPESKHKGTTAFIVESDFPGFSVGKKEKKLGIRSSPTTEIIFEDCRVPKENILGEVGEGFKIAMMTLDGGRNGIAAQAVGIAQGALDAAVDYAKERQQFGKPIVANQGIGFKLADMATSVEASRLLTYQAAWLESEGLPYGKESAMSKLFAGDTAMKVTTEAVQVFGGYGYTKDYPVERFMRDAKITQIYEGTQEIQRLVISRMLTK, from the coding sequence ATGAATTTTCGATTATCCGAAGAGCATGAAATGATCCGAAAAATGGTCCGCGACTTTGCGAGGAATGAAGTGGCTCCGACTGCTGCAGAGCGTGATGAAGAGGAACGCTTTGACCGCGAGATTTTTGACAAGATGGCTGAGCTTGGCCTGACTGGTATTCCATGGCCTGAAGAGTACGGCGGAATTGGCTCTGATTATCTTGCATACTGCATCGCAGTTGAGGAATTATCCCGTGTTTGTGCGTCCACAGGCGTAATGCTGTCGGCACATACATCACTTGCTGGCTGGCCAATCTTCAAGTTCGGAAACGAAGAGCAGAAGCAAAAATACTTGCGGCCAATGGCTGAAGGCAAAAGTATCGGTGCATACGGCCTGACTGAGCCAGGAAGCGGTTCGGATGCTGGTGCAATGAGAACAACTGCGAAAGAAGACGGAGACCATTATGTACTGAATGGATCAAAAATCTTCATAACAAATGGCGGTGTAGCGGATATCTATGTTGTGTTCGCATTGACTGACCCAGAAAGCAAGCATAAGGGAACAACGGCGTTCATCGTTGAAAGCGACTTCCCTGGATTCTCGGTCGGCAAGAAGGAGAAAAAACTTGGCATCCGTTCATCTCCTACTACAGAAATCATTTTTGAAGACTGCCGCGTGCCAAAGGAAAACATCCTTGGTGAAGTTGGCGAGGGATTCAAAATCGCGATGATGACGCTTGATGGCGGCCGTAATGGAATCGCTGCCCAGGCAGTTGGAATCGCACAAGGTGCACTTGATGCAGCAGTCGATTACGCAAAAGAACGCCAGCAATTCGGCAAGCCAATCGTTGCGAATCAGGGAATTGGCTTCAAGCTTGCTGATATGGCTACATCTGTTGAGGCTTCAAGACTATTAACCTACCAGGCGGCATGGCTAGAGTCTGAAGGTCTTCCATACGGCAAGGAGTCTGCGATGTCCAAATTGTTTGCCGGCGACACTGCGATGAAAGTGACAACTGAAGCTGTACAGGTATTCGGCGGCTACGGATACACGAAGGATTATCCAGTTGAACGCTTCATGCGCGACGCGAAAATCACGCAAATCTATGAAGGAACACAGGAAATCCAGCGCCTCGTTATCTCAAGGATGCTGACGAAATAA
- a CDS encoding CTP synthase — protein sequence MAKYIFVTGGVVSSLGKGITAASLGRLLKNRGMNVTIQKFDPYINVDPGTMSPYQHGEVFVTDDGAETDLDLGHYERFIDINLNKYSNVTTGKIYSTVLKKERRGDYLGGTVQVIPHITNEIKDKVFRAGKETGADVVITEIGGTVGDIESLPFLEAIRQIKNDVGRDNVMYVHCTLVPYIKAAGEMKTKPTQHSVKELRSLGIQPNIIVLRTEMPISQDMKDKIALFCDIDKEAVIEAADADTLYSIPLALQAQKMDQLVCDHFKLDCGEADMTEWNALVEKVTHLSGKTKIALVGKYVELQDAYISVVESLKHAGYAFDSDIEIKWINSEEVTEENVVELLNDVDGILVPGGFGDRGIEGKILATQYARENKVPFFGICLGMQLATVEFARNVLGLKDAHSAEILPNTPYPIIDLLPEQKDIEDLGGTLRLGLYPCKLGEDTKAFAAYGDDLVYERHRHRYEFNNEYRQAMEKEGFIFSGTSPDGRLVEIIELKDHPWFLASQFHPEFTSRPTRPQPLFRDFIEASIKSSK from the coding sequence ATGGCAAAGTATATTTTTGTAACAGGCGGCGTAGTTTCGTCATTAGGTAAGGGGATCACGGCAGCATCTCTTGGAAGATTGCTGAAAAACAGGGGTATGAACGTAACGATCCAGAAATTCGATCCATACATCAACGTGGACCCTGGGACAATGAGCCCTTACCAGCACGGTGAAGTATTTGTTACAGATGACGGCGCTGAAACGGATCTGGACCTTGGCCACTACGAGCGTTTCATCGATATTAATCTTAATAAGTACTCTAATGTGACGACAGGGAAAATCTATTCGACTGTCTTGAAAAAAGAACGCCGCGGTGACTACCTGGGCGGAACAGTACAGGTTATTCCACATATTACGAATGAAATCAAAGACAAGGTTTTCCGTGCCGGGAAAGAAACGGGCGCAGATGTAGTCATCACTGAAATCGGCGGAACAGTAGGGGATATTGAATCCCTGCCCTTCCTTGAAGCAATCCGCCAAATCAAGAATGATGTTGGCCGCGACAATGTGATGTACGTCCACTGTACATTGGTCCCTTACATCAAGGCAGCCGGTGAAATGAAGACAAAACCAACACAGCATAGCGTAAAAGAACTTCGCAGCCTTGGTATCCAGCCAAACATCATCGTTCTTCGTACCGAAATGCCGATTTCACAGGACATGAAGGACAAGATCGCCCTTTTCTGTGACATCGATAAGGAAGCGGTAATTGAAGCAGCTGATGCTGATACACTATATTCCATTCCGTTGGCATTGCAGGCACAAAAGATGGACCAGCTTGTATGTGACCACTTCAAGCTTGATTGCGGAGAGGCGGACATGACAGAGTGGAATGCGCTAGTTGAAAAGGTTACACACCTTTCCGGTAAAACAAAAATTGCGCTTGTCGGTAAATATGTGGAGCTTCAAGACGCATACATTTCAGTTGTAGAATCATTGAAGCACGCAGGTTATGCATTTGACAGCGATATTGAGATCAAGTGGATTAACTCTGAAGAAGTAACAGAAGAAAATGTGGTTGAATTGCTGAATGACGTGGACGGAATCCTTGTTCCTGGTGGGTTCGGTGACCGCGGCATTGAAGGAAAGATCCTTGCAACGCAATACGCGCGTGAGAACAAAGTTCCATTCTTCGGCATTTGCCTTGGCATGCAGCTGGCAACAGTTGAATTCGCTCGCAATGTTCTCGGCTTAAAAGATGCTCACTCTGCTGAGATTTTGCCAAACACGCCATATCCAATCATCGACCTTCTTCCAGAACAGAAGGATATCGAAGACCTTGGAGGAACACTTCGCCTTGGACTATATCCATGTAAGCTTGGTGAAGATACAAAAGCATTTGCCGCTTATGGTGATGATTTGGTTTATGAGCGCCACCGCCACCGTTATGAGTTCAACAATGAATATCGTCAGGCAATGGAAAAAGAAGGATTCATCTTCTCTGGTACAAGCCCGGATGGCCGCCTGGTAGAAATCATCGAACTAAAAGATCACCCATGGTTCCTGGCATCCCAGTTCCACCCGGAATTCACATCAAGGCCGACACGCCCGCAGCCATTATTCAGGGACTTCATTGAAGCATCGATCAAGTCAAGTAAGTAA
- the rpoE gene encoding DNA-directed RNA polymerase subunit delta — translation MSLNQYSKEELQEMSMIEVAYEILKEKKQAITFQELMAEINKVMELDKADVNEKMVQFYTDINIDGRFMSQGEGRWGLRVWYPVDQIEEDNVTTVKPKKKKAKKAVDEDDLDLDEFDEIDEEDLDFDDEIDEFDEDDDDDALDDDDDEDFDEDLEDTDDFDDDDELLEDEEEELPLEDEEDEDEEL, via the coding sequence TTGAGTTTAAATCAATACTCAAAAGAAGAGCTTCAAGAAATGTCAATGATTGAAGTTGCCTATGAAATTTTAAAAGAGAAAAAGCAGGCTATTACATTCCAAGAACTTATGGCAGAGATCAATAAGGTCATGGAATTGGACAAGGCTGATGTAAATGAAAAAATGGTTCAGTTCTATACAGATATAAACATAGATGGACGTTTCATGTCCCAGGGTGAAGGCCGCTGGGGACTGCGCGTTTGGTATCCTGTTGACCAAATCGAAGAAGATAATGTCACGACAGTCAAGCCGAAGAAGAAGAAGGCTAAGAAGGCTGTCGATGAGGATGACCTTGATCTTGATGAATTCGATGAAATCGATGAGGAAGATCTTGACTTCGATGATGAAATCGACGAATTCGATGAAGATGACGACGATGATGCTCTCGATGATGACGATGATGAAGACTTCGACGAGGATCTTGAAGATACGGATGACTTCGACGACGACGATGAGTTGTTAGAAGATGAAGAGGAAGAACTTCCACTCGAAGACGAAGAGGATGAGGACGAAGAACTGTAA
- a CDS encoding 3-hydroxybutyryl-CoA dehydrogenase gives MSVKTIMVIGAGQMGSGIAQVCAQAGYDVFLNDLKPEFVERGLSGIKKNLGRQVDKGRMTAEQLDEVVGRITSSTDLNDAKNADLVIEAAVENMDIKTKIFAQLDEIAPEHAILASNTSSLPITEIAAATKRPEKVIGMHFMNPVPVMKLVEIIRGLATADEVYQTIEDITKTVEKVPVEVNDFPGFVSNRILMPMINEAIYTLYEGVATKEAIDEVMKLGMNHPMGPLTLADFIGLDTCLYIMETLHEGFGDDKYRPCPLLRKYVKAGWLGKKSGRGFYTYE, from the coding sequence ATGAGTGTAAAAACGATTATGGTAATTGGCGCAGGACAAATGGGTTCAGGTATCGCTCAGGTATGCGCGCAGGCAGGATACGATGTGTTTTTGAATGACCTTAAGCCAGAATTTGTTGAACGCGGTCTTTCTGGCATCAAGAAAAACCTTGGCCGTCAGGTAGACAAAGGGCGGATGACAGCTGAACAGCTTGATGAGGTCGTAGGTAGGATCACCTCTTCAACAGATTTGAATGACGCAAAGAATGCGGACCTTGTAATCGAAGCTGCAGTCGAGAACATGGACATAAAGACTAAAATCTTTGCCCAGCTTGATGAAATCGCACCTGAGCACGCGATCCTTGCTTCTAATACATCATCTTTACCAATCACTGAAATCGCTGCAGCAACAAAACGTCCGGAAAAAGTCATCGGCATGCACTTCATGAATCCGGTGCCGGTCATGAAGCTCGTTGAAATCATCCGCGGGCTGGCGACTGCTGATGAAGTCTATCAAACAATTGAAGACATCACTAAAACAGTGGAAAAAGTCCCTGTCGAAGTGAACGACTTCCCAGGCTTCGTTTCTAACCGCATCCTGATGCCGATGATCAATGAAGCGATCTACACATTGTACGAGGGAGTAGCAACGAAGGAAGCGATCGACGAAGTCATGAAGCTCGGCATGAACCACCCAATGGGACCGCTGACACTTGCAGACTTCATTGGCCTTGATACATGCCTCTACATCATGGAAACACTCCACGAAGGCTTTGGCGATGACAAATACCGCCCTTGCCCATTGTTAAGGAAATATGTAAAAGCAGGCTGGTTAGGCAAAAAATCAGGCCGTGGTTTCTACACTTACGAGTAA
- a CDS encoding DUF2529 domain-containing protein produces MLKMFSTQLTGLFNRLQEKEEFSIEDGARLLAQAAAGEGTVYIFGAKEMQAVALEAVYGEEPLQSAAILTEDVELEAADRVLIVSRYADDKEAVEAARELQEKGIPFVAISTIRGDDGASLDTMADVHIDLRLKKGLLPDEMGNRVGYPSSIVALYIYFGLKFTIEEILEEY; encoded by the coding sequence ATGTTAAAAATGTTTTCGACACAGCTGACAGGTTTGTTCAACAGACTTCAGGAAAAAGAAGAATTTTCGATCGAGGATGGAGCGCGCCTGCTGGCACAAGCTGCAGCTGGTGAGGGAACTGTGTATATTTTTGGTGCGAAGGAGATGCAGGCGGTAGCACTTGAAGCGGTCTATGGCGAGGAACCATTACAATCTGCTGCGATTTTAACAGAGGATGTCGAGCTCGAGGCTGCTGATCGAGTTCTGATTGTAAGCAGATATGCAGACGACAAAGAGGCTGTTGAAGCAGCGCGTGAATTACAGGAAAAAGGAATTCCATTTGTAGCAATCTCCACGATCCGAGGTGATGATGGCGCAAGCCTGGATACTATGGCTGACGTGCATATTGATTTAAGGTTGAAAAAAGGACTTCTTCCTGACGAAATGGGCAACAGAGTCGGCTATCCTTCTTCCATCGTCGCATTATACATTTACTTCGGCTTGAAGTTCACTATTGAGGAAATTTTAGAGGAGTACTAA
- a CDS encoding response regulator: protein MKEKILIVDDQFGIRILLNEVLQKEGYQTYQAANGVQALDIVKKHPPDLVLLDMKIPGMDGIEILKRMKVIDPDIRVIIMTAYGELDMIQEAMDLGALTHFAKPFDIDDIRAAVKKYSQTVS from the coding sequence ATGAAAGAAAAAATACTAATTGTTGACGACCAGTTTGGCATCAGAATTCTACTTAATGAAGTGCTGCAAAAAGAAGGTTATCAAACGTATCAAGCTGCAAATGGCGTCCAGGCCCTGGATATCGTTAAAAAGCATCCACCGGATTTAGTTCTCTTGGACATGAAGATTCCTGGTATGGATGGAATTGAAATTTTAAAAAGGATGAAAGTGATCGACCCTGATATCCGCGTCATCATCATGACCGCTTACGGCGAACTGGATATGATTCAGGAAGCCATGGATTTGGGTGCGCTGACCCACTTCGCAAAACCATTCGATATCGACGACATCCGCGCAGCAGTGAAAAAATATTCGCAAACCGTTTCTTAA
- a CDS encoding acyl-CoA dehydrogenase, translating into MNLRFTEEQEMMRKMVRDFAQTEIAPFVEKMEEGEFPREILRKMGELGLMGIPVPEEYGGSEMDFISYIIAIHEISKVSATVGVILSVHTSVGTNPILYFGTEEQKKKYVPKLAAGEYLGAFCLTEPSAGSDAASLKTRAVKKDGHYVLNGSKVFITNGGEADVYIVFASTNPEAGPKGVSAFIVEKDTPGFIVGKDEHKMGLYGSRTVQLTFEDMKVPEENLLGQEGEGFKIAMSNLDSGRIGIAAQALGIAEAALEAATAYAKERVQFGKPIAAQQGVGFKLADMATSVEAAKLLIYRAAQLRSEGQKCGIEASMAKLFTSRTAVEVATEAIQVFGGYGYTKEYPVERYFRDAKVTEIYEGTSEIQKIVISKQL; encoded by the coding sequence ATGAATCTGAGATTTACAGAAGAACAGGAAATGATGCGCAAAATGGTGCGAGATTTCGCGCAAACCGAAATCGCTCCATTTGTTGAAAAAATGGAAGAGGGCGAGTTCCCGAGGGAGATTTTAAGGAAGATGGGCGAGCTTGGCTTGATGGGAATCCCGGTTCCCGAGGAGTATGGCGGCTCGGAGATGGATTTCATCTCCTACATCATCGCAATCCATGAAATCTCAAAGGTCAGCGCAACGGTTGGCGTCATCCTGTCTGTCCATACTTCCGTCGGAACGAATCCAATTCTTTACTTCGGAACAGAAGAGCAGAAGAAAAAGTATGTGCCTAAGCTGGCTGCAGGGGAATATCTCGGCGCATTCTGTCTGACGGAACCTAGCGCAGGGTCAGATGCTGCAAGCCTGAAAACACGAGCGGTCAAGAAAGATGGACACTATGTGTTGAACGGCTCGAAGGTATTCATCACGAACGGCGGCGAAGCAGATGTTTACATTGTTTTCGCTTCTACTAATCCGGAAGCAGGTCCTAAAGGTGTATCCGCTTTTATCGTCGAAAAAGACACACCGGGCTTCATCGTCGGCAAAGATGAACACAAAATGGGCCTCTACGGCTCCCGCACAGTACAGCTGACGTTTGAAGACATGAAGGTGCCAGAAGAGAACTTGCTTGGCCAGGAAGGCGAAGGGTTCAAAATCGCGATGAGCAACCTCGACTCCGGGCGTATCGGCATTGCCGCACAAGCTCTCGGTATTGCAGAAGCTGCATTGGAAGCGGCGACTGCCTATGCAAAAGAAAGAGTCCAGTTCGGCAAACCAATCGCTGCCCAGCAAGGCGTCGGCTTCAAGCTGGCTGACATGGCAACATCAGTCGAAGCTGCAAAACTATTAATCTATCGCGCTGCCCAGTTACGCTCAGAGGGCCAAAAATGCGGAATCGAAGCCTCCATGGCGAAGCTTTTCACATCACGCACAGCAGTAGAAGTCGCCACAGAAGCAATCCAGGTATTCGGCGGCTACGGCTATACAAAAGAATACCCAGTCGAACGCTACTTCCGCGACGCCAAAGTAACCGAGATCTACGAAGGAACTAGTGAGATCCAGAAGATTGTTATTAGCAAGCAGTTGTAG